One Cucurbita pepo subsp. pepo cultivar mu-cu-16 chromosome LG07, ASM280686v2, whole genome shotgun sequence genomic region harbors:
- the LOC111798202 gene encoding pentatricopeptide repeat-containing protein At2g33680, with translation MSLHLLPQHRALFNSLLRYTSHKDFQKGKAIHAHLLRTGSISSVYLSNSLVNLYAKCGSLVKAKLVFDSITNKDVVSWNSLINAYSQQGPVGSSFVMELFQRMRAENTLPNAHTFAGVFTAASSLFETLGGLQAHALAIKTSSFYDVFVGSSLLNMYCKIGCLLDARKVFDRMPERNSVSWATMISGYAMQRKAFEAWELFLLMCRDEGIHNEFIYTSVLSGLTVPELVDSGKQIHCLALKNGLLSIVSVGNALVTMYAKCGCLDDALKTFELSGDKNSITWSAMITGYAQAGNSHEALKLFSYMHFNGNKPSEFTFVGVINACSDLGALEEGKQMHGYSLKMGYESQIYIMTALVDMYAKSGSLVDARKGFDYLKEPDIVLWTSMIGGYVQNGENETALTLYCRMQMEGIMPNELTMASVLRACSSLAALEQGKQIHARTIKYGFNLEVPVGSALSTMYAKCGSLEDGNLVFRRMPTRDIVSWNAMISGLSQNGEGLKALELFEEMRQGPTKPDYVTFVNILSACSHMGLVERGKVYFKMMLDEFGIVPRVEHYACMVDILSRAGKLLEAKEFIESATIDHGMYLWRILLGACRNYRNYELGAYAGEKLMELGSEESSAYVLLSSIYAALGRSDDVERVRRAMKLRGVNKDPGCSWIELKSQVHVFVVGDQIHPEIVNIRVELRRLSKHMKDERSESQYDIDSMTLPAQ, from the coding sequence ATGagtcttcatcttcttcctcagcATCGCGCTCTCTTCAATTCGCTCTTACGGTACACAAGTCACAAAGATTTTCAGAAGGGCAAGGCCATCCACGCTCATCTTCTCAGAACTGGTTCAATCTCCTCAGTTTACCTTTCTAACAGCCTTGTTAACTTGTATGCTAAATGCGGAAGCCTTGTGAAGGCCAAGCTTGTCTTCGACAGTATAACCAACAAAGACGTGGTTTCATGGAATTCTTTAATCAATGCCTACTCTCAACAGGGTCCCGTTGGATCTTCGTTTGTAATGGAGCTTTTTCAGAGAATGAGGGCGGAGAACACGCTGCCGAATGCCCATACTTTTGCTGGGGTTTTCACGGCTGCTTCAAGTTTATTCGAAACTTTAGGTGGCTTACAGGCCCATGCGCTTGCTATCAAGACTTCTAGCTTTTATGATGTTTTTGTCGGCAGTTCGCTTCTTAATATGTATTGCAAAATTGGGTGTTTACTGGATGCTCGTAAGGTGTTCGACAGAATGCCAGAGAGAAATTCTGTTTCGTGGGCTACTATGATTTCGGGGTATGCAATGCAAAGGAAGGCGTTTGAGGCTTGggaattgtttttattaatgtgCCGTGACGAGGGAATTCATAATGAGTTTATCTATACCAGTGTGCTTAGTGGACTGACGGTTCCTGAACTTGTTGACTCTGGTAAGCAAATTCATTGTCTTGCCCTTAAAAATGGATTGTTATCGATTGTTTCTGTAGGGAACGCTCTTGTTACAATGTATGCTAAATGTGGGTGCTTAGATGATGCActtaaaacatttgaattgtCTGGTGATAAGAACTCTATTACATGGTCAGCTATGATAACTGGCTATGCACAAGCTGGGAACTCGCATGAGGCTTTGAAGTTGTTTTCTTATATGCATTTTAATGGGAATAAGCCTAGTGAGTTTACTTTTGTTGGGGTGATCAATGCTTGTAGTGACTTGGGTGCTCTGGAAGAAGGGAAACAAATGCATGGTTATTCCTTGAAGATGGGATATGAATCCCAAATCTATATAATGACAGCTTTAGTTGATATGTATGCTAAATCTGGAAGCCTAGTTGATGCACGAAAGGGGTTCGATTACTTAAAAGAACCAGACATTGTTTTGTGGACGTCCATGATTGGAGGATATGTTCAAAATGGTGAAAATGAAACTGCTTTGACTCTGTATTGTAGAATGCAAATGGAAGGGATTATGCCAAATGAGTTAACCATGGCTAGTGTCTTGAGAGCATGTTCAAGCCTTGCTGCTTTAGAACAAGGTAAGCAAATCCATGCCCGTACAATTAAGTATGGATTCAATCTAGAAGTTCCAGTTGGGAGTGCACTTTCAACAATGTATGCAAAGTGTGGTAGTTTAGAAGATGGGAACCTGGTGTTTAGGAGGATGCCTACTAGAGATATTGTGTCATGGAATGCAATGATATCCGGTCTTTCTCAAAACGGAGAGGGTCTTAAGGCCCTTGAACTCTTCGAAGAGATGCGACAAGGCCCGACAAAACCCGACTACGTTACTTTCGTGAACATTCTTTCTGCGTGCAGCCACATGGGATTGGTGGAAAGAGGTAAGGTCTATTTCAAGATGATGCTTGATGAGTTCGGCATTGTTCCAAGAGTCGAGCATTATGCTTGCATGGTAGACATTCTAAGCCGTGCAGGTAAGCTACTGGAAGCGAAAGAGTTCATAGAATCTGCGACGATTGATCACGGTATGTATCTATGGCGTATCTTGCTAGGAGCGTGTCGAAACTATCGAAATTATGAATTAGGAGCGTATGCAGGTGAGAAACTAATGGAGTTAGGTTCAGAAGAATCATCTGCTTATGTGTTGTTATCTAGTATCTATGCTGCATTGGGAAGGTCTGATGATGTCGAACGGGTGAGACGGGCGATGAAACTTCGAGGGGTGAATAAGGATCCAGGTTGtagttggattgaattgaaaaGTCAAGTTCATGTGTTTGTAGTTGGCGACCAGATACATCCAGAGATTGTTAATATACGTGTAGAGTTGAGAAGATTGAGCAAACATATGAAGGATGAGCGTTCTGAATCGCAATATGATATAGATTCTATGACATTACCAGCTCAATGA
- the LOC111798768 gene encoding glutathione S-transferase F10-like produces the protein MATPVNVFGPPLSTAVSRVLACLLEKDVPFQISPVNMAKKEHKSPEYLKIQPFGQVPAFQDESISLFESRAICRYVCEKHAEKGNKGLYGLDQLQKASIDQWIEAEGQSFNPPSTILGFQLIFAPRMNVPQDEKAIKESEEKLSKVLDVYEQRLEQSRYLAGDEFSLADLSHLPNIHYLVNLTDRAELFTSRKNVERWWNEISGRESWKEVVEMQKQGSS, from the exons ATGGCGACGCCGGTGAATGTGTTCGGACCGCCGTTATCCACCGCCGTATCCAGAGTCCTCGCCTGTCTTCTCGAGAAGGATGTTCCATTTCAGATCTCGCCGGTGAACATGGCGAAAAAAGAGCACAAGAGCCCCGAATATCTTAAGATTCAG CCATTTGGTCAAGTCCCTGCGTTTCAAGACGAAAGCATCTCCCTCTTCG AATCAAGAGCAATCTGCCGATACGTTTGCGAGAAACACGCGGAGAAGGGGAATAAAGGACTGTACGGACTTGATCAGTTACAGAAAGCTTCGATCGATCAATGGATTGAAGCGGAGGGGCAGAGCTTCAATCCGCCGAGTACGATTCTAGgttttcaattgatttttgCGCCGAGGATGAATGTTCCACAGGACGAGAAGGCGATTAAGGAGAGCGAGGAGAAGCTGTCGAAGGTGCTTGATGTGTACGAGCAGAGGCTGGAACAGAGCCGATATTTGGCCGGAGATGAGTTCTCGTTGGCCGATCTTTCTCACTTGCCTAACATTCATTACTTAGTGAATTTGACGGATAGGGCGGAGCTTTTCACGTCGAGGAAGAACGTGGAGCGGTGGTGGAATGAGATCTCCGGGAGGGAATCTTGGAAGGAGGTGGTTGAAATGCAGAAGCAGGGATCTTCATGA